From the Colletotrichum lupini chromosome 10, complete sequence genome, one window contains:
- a CDS encoding cytochrome P450 — translation MEILLQCLNWVTTSISVRLSKWVIGQLLYFRRAQAAVTNILNYEINAASALVDAFGLDKPGLLTTSDIALTDVLYLDAFIAEILGVNIPAGTPVLLVTDQFVPERWMRSDGTFNAIAGPSLPFSTGARGCFGRKIALLEMKFMISMLLLSFEFPELESRLSTYGSTDAQIRRPTHEAAIFDKNFGRGFCLLLY, via the exons ATGGAAATTTTGCTCCAATGTCTTAACTGGGTGACGACGAGCATTAGTGTGCGCTTGTCGAAGTGGGTTATTGGTCAGCTCTTATACTTTCGCCGTGCCCAGGCTGCCGTCACAAATATCCTTAACTATGAGATCAATGCTGC GAGCGCCCTCGTTGACGCTTTCGGGCTCGATAAACCTGGACTCCTAACTACTTCTGATATCGCTTTAACAGATGTGCTATACTTGGATGCGTTCATTGCCGAG ATCCTAGGAGTCAACATCCCGGCTGGGACCCCCGTTCTCCTAGTTACGG ATCAGTTTGTGCCGGAAAGATGGATGCGCTCCGATGGCACATTTAACGCTATTGCGGGCCCATCCTTGCCGTTCTCGACTGGTGCGAGAGGTTGTTTCGGAAGGAAAATTGCGTTATTGGAAATGAAGTTTATGATAAGCATGCTTCTTCTCAGCTTCGAGTTCCCTGAGCTTGAGAGTCGCCTGAGCACATATGGGTCGACAGATGCCCAGATCAGACGACCTACTCA